Proteins co-encoded in one Apteryx mantelli isolate bAptMan1 chromosome 4, bAptMan1.hap1, whole genome shotgun sequence genomic window:
- the TMEM260 gene encoding protein O-mannosyl-transferase TMEM260 isoform X1 codes for MGAAAGAGAGGAAGALGAAVAALYAATLPPALPGGDAGELITAAYELGVAHPPGYPLFTLLAKLVIGLFPFGSAAYRVNLLCGLLGAAAASLLFCTVFRLSGSYAGGILAAGVFSFSRLTWQWSIAAEVFSLNNLFVGLLMALTAHFEEASTAKERSKISKFGAFCCGLSLCNQHTIVLYIVCIVPWVLVRLFRKMELSLGHLLKLGLCFLAGLLPYLYLPASSYLNRARWTWGDQTTFQGFLTHFLREEYGTFNLAKAETGSSMREILVFQLTQMKSELSLAVLTLALVACLSAALPTKRQKWPVIWLFTGMLCVYSLFFAWRANLDITKPLFLGVVERFWMQSNAAVAVLAGLGLAWLISLGNAALENSRALPCLEWLSAIALVTCQVCANYSACDQSSNYVVDNFARNLLSSMPTGAVILLRGDLPGNALRYVHYCEGMRPDITLVDQEMMTYEWYLPKLAKHLPGIYFPGNRWNPVEGVLPDGTLAFNLHRFLKVNKHKEVFVCIGLHEGDSTWRKSYSLWPWGTCEKLVPSEVVFDPGEWIRLTRNLYNWTEDYGRFKPSSWEAVANEEMWQARMKTAFFIFDLAETASVTAETKSQLYTFAYTLYKEIINSHPKYPVNWHKNYAIACERMLRLHQVDVDPEALLSETVKHFLLYTEKAEDDPQRQDILQAVKHLKKELQVLRKMKKKDLKQQAV; via the exons atgggggccgcggccggggccggggcgggcggcgccgccggggcgctcGGTGCTGCCGTGGCGGCCCTGTACGCGGCCACGCTGCCGCCCGCCCTGCCCGGCGGGGACGCGG GGGAGCTGATCACAGCCGCATATGAGCTTGGA GTCGCCCACCCTCCCGGCTACCCTTTGTTCACGCTGCTGGCCAAACTGGTAATTGGGCTCTTCCCCTTCGGGTCCGCTGCGTACCGAGTAAATCTGCTCTGCGGCTTGTTGGGAGCAGCTGCAGCGTCTTTGCTTTTTTGCACAGTTTTCAG GCTTTCTGGCTCATATGCTGGAGGAATCCTTGCTGCGGGGGTGTTTTCATTTTCTCGTCTAACATGGCAGTGGTCCATCGCAGCAGAGGTTTTTAGCTTAAACAATCTGTTTGTGGGGCTGCTTATGGCTCTCACCGCgcattttgaggaggcatccACTGCGAAAGAGAGATCAAAG ATCTCCAAATTCGGTGCCTTTTGCTGCGGGCTAAGTTTGTGCAATCAGCACACGATAGTGCTTTATATTGTTTGTATTGTGCCTTGGGTTCTCGTCCGGCTTTTCAGAAAAATG GAATTGTCCCTAGGCCATTTGTTGAAGTTGGGTTTATGCTTCTTGGCTGGTTTGCTGCCTTATCTCTATCTGCCGGCTTCATCCTACCTCAATCGAGCCCGTTGGACGTGGGGAGACCAGACGACTTTTCAAGGATTTTTGACCCATTTTCTCAGGGAAGAATATGGGACGTTCAATCTG GCCAAAGCAGAGACGGGATCCAGTATGAGAGAGATATTGGT TTTTCAGCTGACGCAGATGAAGTCTGAGCTCTCCCTTGCTGTCCTCACCCTGGCGCTCGTGGCCTGTTTAAGTGCAGCCCTGCC GACAAAGCGGCAGAAGTGGCCCGTGATTTGGCTCTTCACTGGAATGCTCTGTGTTTATTCACTGTTCTTTGCTTGGAGGGCAAATTTGGATATTACAAAACCTCTGTTTTTGGGTGTG GTGGAACGATTTTGGATGCAGAGCAACGCAGCAGTCGCTGTGCTAGCGGGTCTGGGACTGGCCTGGCTTATCTCTCTCGGAAACGCCGCGCTGGAGAACAGCCGGGCGCTGCCGTGTCTGGAGTGGCTTTCTGCTATCGCTCTTGTTACTTGTCAAGTTTGTGCCAATTACAG TGCTTGTGATCAAAGCAGCAATTATGTTGTTGATAACTTTGCAAGAAATCTGCTGTCCTCGATGCCAACGGGTGCGGTGATCCTGCTAAGAGGAGACTTACCTGGGAATGCTCTTCGTTACGTTCATTACTGTGAAGGAATGAGGCCAGATATCACATTAGTGGACCAGGAG ATGATGACTTATGAGTGGTATTTACCAAAGCTGGCAAAGCATTTACCTGGCATTTATTTTCCTGGGAACCGGTGGAATCCTGTGGAAGGAGTATTACCTGATGGGACACTTGCTTTTAATCTCCATCGTTTCCTCAAAGTAAATAAACA TAAGGAAGTGTTTGTCTGCATAGGTCTTCATGAAGGGGACTCAACCTGGAGAAAGAGCTATTCGCTTTGGCCATGGGGTACCTGTGAAAAGTTGGTTCCTTCTGAAGTTGTCTTTGACCCAGGAGAGTGGATTCGTCTTACAAGAAATCTCTATAACTGGACTGAAGACTACGGAAG ATTCAAGCCCTCTTCCTGGGAAGCTGTTGCGAATGAAGAGATGTGGCAAGCCAG gATGAAAACAGCTTTCTTTATATTTGACCTTGCAGAAACTGCCAGTGTGACTGCAGAAACGAAATCACAACTTTACACATTTGCGTACACT TTGTACAAAGAAATTATCAACTCTCATCCAAAGTATCCAGTGAACTGGCACAAAAACTATGCAATAGCTTGTGAAAGGATGTTGCGTCTCCACCAGGTGGATGTGGATCCAGAAGCATTGCTCTCTGAAACTGTTAAACATTTCCTTCTGTACACTGAGAAAGCAGAGGACGATCCCCAGCGGCAGGATATTCTGCAGGCTGTAAAACACCTGAAGAAAGAGCTGCAGGTgctgaggaaaatgaaaaaaaaagatctgaagcaGCAAGCTGTATAG
- the TMEM260 gene encoding protein O-mannosyl-transferase TMEM260 isoform X2 — translation MSLELSGSYAGGILAAGVFSFSRLTWQWSIAAEVFSLNNLFVGLLMALTAHFEEASTAKERSKISKFGAFCCGLSLCNQHTIVLYIVCIVPWVLVRLFRKMELSLGHLLKLGLCFLAGLLPYLYLPASSYLNRARWTWGDQTTFQGFLTHFLREEYGTFNLAKAETGSSMREILVFQLTQMKSELSLAVLTLALVACLSAALPTKRQKWPVIWLFTGMLCVYSLFFAWRANLDITKPLFLGVVERFWMQSNAAVAVLAGLGLAWLISLGNAALENSRALPCLEWLSAIALVTCQVCANYSACDQSSNYVVDNFARNLLSSMPTGAVILLRGDLPGNALRYVHYCEGMRPDITLVDQEMMTYEWYLPKLAKHLPGIYFPGNRWNPVEGVLPDGTLAFNLHRFLKVNKHKEVFVCIGLHEGDSTWRKSYSLWPWGTCEKLVPSEVVFDPGEWIRLTRNLYNWTEDYGRFKPSSWEAVANEEMWQARMKTAFFIFDLAETASVTAETKSQLYTFAYTLYKEIINSHPKYPVNWHKNYAIACERMLRLHQVDVDPEALLSETVKHFLLYTEKAEDDPQRQDILQAVKHLKKELQVLRKMKKKDLKQQAV, via the exons ATGAGCTTGGA GCTTTCTGGCTCATATGCTGGAGGAATCCTTGCTGCGGGGGTGTTTTCATTTTCTCGTCTAACATGGCAGTGGTCCATCGCAGCAGAGGTTTTTAGCTTAAACAATCTGTTTGTGGGGCTGCTTATGGCTCTCACCGCgcattttgaggaggcatccACTGCGAAAGAGAGATCAAAG ATCTCCAAATTCGGTGCCTTTTGCTGCGGGCTAAGTTTGTGCAATCAGCACACGATAGTGCTTTATATTGTTTGTATTGTGCCTTGGGTTCTCGTCCGGCTTTTCAGAAAAATG GAATTGTCCCTAGGCCATTTGTTGAAGTTGGGTTTATGCTTCTTGGCTGGTTTGCTGCCTTATCTCTATCTGCCGGCTTCATCCTACCTCAATCGAGCCCGTTGGACGTGGGGAGACCAGACGACTTTTCAAGGATTTTTGACCCATTTTCTCAGGGAAGAATATGGGACGTTCAATCTG GCCAAAGCAGAGACGGGATCCAGTATGAGAGAGATATTGGT TTTTCAGCTGACGCAGATGAAGTCTGAGCTCTCCCTTGCTGTCCTCACCCTGGCGCTCGTGGCCTGTTTAAGTGCAGCCCTGCC GACAAAGCGGCAGAAGTGGCCCGTGATTTGGCTCTTCACTGGAATGCTCTGTGTTTATTCACTGTTCTTTGCTTGGAGGGCAAATTTGGATATTACAAAACCTCTGTTTTTGGGTGTG GTGGAACGATTTTGGATGCAGAGCAACGCAGCAGTCGCTGTGCTAGCGGGTCTGGGACTGGCCTGGCTTATCTCTCTCGGAAACGCCGCGCTGGAGAACAGCCGGGCGCTGCCGTGTCTGGAGTGGCTTTCTGCTATCGCTCTTGTTACTTGTCAAGTTTGTGCCAATTACAG TGCTTGTGATCAAAGCAGCAATTATGTTGTTGATAACTTTGCAAGAAATCTGCTGTCCTCGATGCCAACGGGTGCGGTGATCCTGCTAAGAGGAGACTTACCTGGGAATGCTCTTCGTTACGTTCATTACTGTGAAGGAATGAGGCCAGATATCACATTAGTGGACCAGGAG ATGATGACTTATGAGTGGTATTTACCAAAGCTGGCAAAGCATTTACCTGGCATTTATTTTCCTGGGAACCGGTGGAATCCTGTGGAAGGAGTATTACCTGATGGGACACTTGCTTTTAATCTCCATCGTTTCCTCAAAGTAAATAAACA TAAGGAAGTGTTTGTCTGCATAGGTCTTCATGAAGGGGACTCAACCTGGAGAAAGAGCTATTCGCTTTGGCCATGGGGTACCTGTGAAAAGTTGGTTCCTTCTGAAGTTGTCTTTGACCCAGGAGAGTGGATTCGTCTTACAAGAAATCTCTATAACTGGACTGAAGACTACGGAAG ATTCAAGCCCTCTTCCTGGGAAGCTGTTGCGAATGAAGAGATGTGGCAAGCCAG gATGAAAACAGCTTTCTTTATATTTGACCTTGCAGAAACTGCCAGTGTGACTGCAGAAACGAAATCACAACTTTACACATTTGCGTACACT TTGTACAAAGAAATTATCAACTCTCATCCAAAGTATCCAGTGAACTGGCACAAAAACTATGCAATAGCTTGTGAAAGGATGTTGCGTCTCCACCAGGTGGATGTGGATCCAGAAGCATTGCTCTCTGAAACTGTTAAACATTTCCTTCTGTACACTGAGAAAGCAGAGGACGATCCCCAGCGGCAGGATATTCTGCAGGCTGTAAAACACCTGAAGAAAGAGCTGCAGGTgctgaggaaaatgaaaaaaaaagatctgaagcaGCAAGCTGTATAG